The following proteins come from a genomic window of Veillonellales bacterium:
- a CDS encoding response regulator transcription factor — protein sequence MKILLVEDEFKLLEALAHLLKKNGYAVDTAQDGENGLDMASTGIYDMLILDYMLPGRNGIDLLTEFRRLGFDTPVLFLTAKDAPQDRVAGLDAGADDYLVKPFFSDELLARVRALTRRKNKLLVDNTLSVAGLTLNPLRSEVIKDKQAIHLTLKESLLLELLMRNSEQVITKEQIMEKVWGYSTETALTNVDLYIFYLRKKLNIPNIKTIRGVGYFFQKKADVL from the coding sequence ATGAAAATATTATTAGTAGAAGATGAATTTAAGTTGTTAGAAGCACTTGCACATCTTTTGAAAAAGAACGGCTATGCGGTAGATACTGCCCAGGACGGAGAAAACGGCTTGGACATGGCATCTACCGGAATATACGACATGCTTATTTTAGATTATATGCTTCCTGGTCGTAACGGAATAGATTTATTAACTGAATTTCGCCGATTAGGTTTTGATACTCCAGTACTATTTCTGACAGCAAAGGACGCACCCCAAGACCGTGTTGCTGGTCTGGATGCCGGCGCTGATGATTATTTAGTAAAACCATTTTTTTCAGATGAACTGTTGGCAAGAGTCCGGGCCTTAACCCGCCGGAAAAATAAACTTTTGGTGGACAATACATTATCCGTTGCCGGACTAACCCTCAATCCCTTACGCAGCGAGGTAATAAAGGATAAACAAGCCATTCATTTGACTTTAAAAGAATCGTTGCTCTTAGAATTATTGATGCGAAATTCCGAACAAGTTATTACAAAAGAACAAATTATGGAAAAGGTCTGGGGTTATTCTACCGAAACTGCCTTGACCAATGTAGATCTTTATATTTTTTACTTGCGTAAGAAACTCAATATTCCCAATATCAAAACAATTCGCGGAGTTGGATACTTCTTCCAGAAAAAAGCCGATGTTTTATAA
- a CDS encoding ATP-binding protein gives MFYKLRLKLTLINVAVIFLLFSLLISGTYYFSHIEINRHSEMLAKKIMSDILAGNIHDLPVSHELEHPGFEPPNNPPPHSPLAPPLPTPFHSFFVKTSFGGDVVFQSTNPPLSGENLAMLIKMVLQNNKNSGFCQIAGSDFYFLKALQPSSAEVVMVFQDFAQENKMLDIQLTVLMVIGFVCLILSFFGSFFIANHALTPIQAAWQQQKDFLSDASHELRTPLAVIQTNLDIVLDNKSEPVASQCHWLQNVQEEVTQMTTLVNSLLFLARADAHHQLIQRQPFLLTDAITCTLLPFKPVADNKGISLNFEPSAPLSYNGDEGRIKQVIGILLDNAIRHTPEGGTISLTLLETSTDIMLIVADSGEGIPAEMLDKIFCRFYQVDKARSVGGAGLGLAIAKWIIEEHGGFIGVVSTLEVGSTFTIKLPKR, from the coding sequence ATGTTTTATAAATTAAGGCTAAAACTTACGCTGATTAATGTGGCCGTTATTTTCTTGCTTTTTTCATTGTTGATTAGCGGTACCTATTATTTTTCCCATATAGAAATAAATCGCCATTCTGAAATGTTAGCGAAAAAAATTATGAGCGACATTTTGGCCGGTAATATTCATGATTTGCCGGTAAGCCATGAGTTAGAACACCCGGGTTTTGAGCCGCCGAATAATCCGCCGCCCCATTCACCTCTGGCTCCCCCGTTGCCGACCCCATTCCATAGCTTTTTTGTCAAGACATCTTTTGGGGGAGATGTTGTGTTTCAATCCACCAATCCGCCTCTATCTGGCGAAAATCTTGCCATGCTCATTAAAATGGTGTTGCAAAACAATAAAAATAGTGGGTTTTGCCAAATTGCTGGCAGCGATTTTTATTTTTTGAAGGCGCTGCAACCTAGTTCTGCTGAAGTAGTTATGGTTTTTCAAGATTTTGCGCAAGAAAACAAAATGCTTGATATTCAACTTACAGTGCTTATGGTTATCGGTTTTGTCTGTCTTATTCTTTCTTTCTTCGGCAGTTTCTTTATAGCAAACCACGCTCTGACTCCTATTCAGGCCGCTTGGCAGCAGCAAAAAGATTTTTTGTCAGATGCCTCTCATGAACTAAGAACTCCGCTTGCTGTCATACAGACCAATCTTGATATCGTACTGGATAACAAGTCTGAACCCGTAGCCAGCCAATGTCACTGGCTGCAAAATGTTCAGGAAGAAGTTACACAAATGACCACTCTTGTTAATTCCTTGCTGTTTTTAGCCCGCGCAGACGCTCACCACCAACTTATACAGCGGCAACCTTTTTTACTTACTGACGCAATAACTTGTACATTGCTTCCCTTTAAACCAGTAGCAGATAATAAAGGAATATCGCTAAATTTTGAACCATCTGCGCCGCTTAGCTATAACGGAGATGAAGGACGTATCAAGCAAGTCATTGGTATTCTGCTAGATAATGCGATTCGCCACACGCCTGAAGGCGGAACCATTTCTCTTACGCTTTTAGAAACGAGTACTGACATTATGCTGATTGTAGCTGATTCCGGAGAAGGAATTCCTGCCGAAATGCTTGATAAAATATTTTGTCGCTTTTATCAAGTTGATAAAGCACGTTCTGTTGGCGGTGCAGGATTAGGGTTAGCCATTGCCAAATGGATTATTGAAGAACATGGCGGTTTTATTGGAGTTGTCAGCACCTTAGAAGTAGGATCGACTT